One Panicum virgatum strain AP13 chromosome 3N, P.virgatum_v5, whole genome shotgun sequence DNA segment encodes these proteins:
- the LOC120663461 gene encoding uncharacterized protein LOC120663461, with protein sequence MASGAYPVQLLHLPGGGGQWCNLGAAYAAVTFLRPQGQSLVLYAAGPDGQPQRIVFVYPILPGDAFERLDGATLSWAEPESGNGFALCFLDDAACGAVCGAIAPVVRSPAVDGIADTLAGLRVAREDGAPAPGGGDIAARLAQLSIGRP encoded by the coding sequence ATGGCGAGCGGCGCTTACCCCGTgcagctcctccacctccctggcggcggcggccaatggTGCAACCTCGgcgccgcctacgccgccgTGACGTTCCTCCGCCCGCAGGGACAGTCCCTGGTCCTGTACGCCGCGGGCCCCGACGGCCAGCCGCAGCGCATCGTGTTCGTGTACCCGATCCTCCCCGGCGACGCCTTCGAGAGGCTGGACGGCGCGACGCTCTCGTGGGCGGAGCCCGAGTCCGGGAACGGGTTTGCGCTCTGCTTCCTCGACGACGCCGCGTGCGGGGCCGTGTGCGGCGCCATCGCCCCGGTGGTGAGGAGCCCGGCGGTCGACGGCATCGCGGACACCCTGGCGGGGCTCCGCGTGGCGAGGGAggacggcgcgccggcgcccggcggagGGGACATCGCCGCGCGGCTCGCGCAGCTCAGCATCGGCCGCCCGTGA
- the LOC120663457 gene encoding type I inositol polyphosphate 5-phosphatase 10-like, with protein sequence MSCSFDAGGRNSAEMDQKHNRKKEFLSIRVLGAKDGNALSRHGTEYSINSTVDLKESPKKSSVASPSASSSSFFRSFSESRSLKFSSFGSPATISSNHTEAFRVFAATWNVAGKTPDRGLNLNDFLPSDDYSDIYVLGFQEVVPLNAGNVLVIEDNEPASRWLALINQALNRPSPPSDAYAISEAAASFSFCRSVDTTASASPASALQTPSSSPLDPSRFHKSSNREIRRAAITRGRRLKTCTCPSERPRSRRSYRAPCLMGCGKKADAVESDTTTSDEEDDEVRTSSFAVSDVKSPAAAVASRRERYCLVACKQMVGLFATVWVRRGLVPHVGHVRFSCVGRGIMGYLGNKGCISVSMSLHQTSLCFVCSHLASGEKEGDELRRNSDVVEILKNTQFRRLCKRSGRRIPERILDHDRVIWLGDLNYRIALSYSEAKKLVEASDWGTLFEKDQLKTERESGVFRGWSEGKIFFAPTYKYSWNSDNYAGEDVTSKKKRRTPAWCDRILWYGEGIVQLSYIRGESKFSDHRPVCSVFIVEVAVPDNKLIKFASGPNMKVSVEELLFAPK encoded by the exons TTGATTTGAAAGAGTCCCCAAAGAAGTCATCAGTGGCTTCCCCGtcagcatcatcctcatccttCTTCAGAAGTTTTTCAG AAAGTAGAAGTCTAAAATTCAGCAGCTTCGGTTCTCCTGCAACAATTAGCAGTAACCACACAGAAGCTTTCAG GGTATTTGCAGCCACATGGAACGTAGCTGGAAAGACTCCGGACAGGGGTCTCAATCTGAATGATTTCCTGCCTTCTGATGACTACTCAGACATCTATGTGTTAGG ATTCCAAGAAGTCGTCCCCCTCAACGCCGGCAACGTCCTGGTGATCGAGGACAACGAGCCGGCGTCGAGATGGCTCGCCCTCATCAACCAGGCGCTGAACCGGCCTTCACCACCATCTGACGCGTACGCCATTTCTGAAGCTGCAGCGAGCTTCTCGTTCTGCCGATCCGTAGACACGACGGCCTCCGCCTCCCCGGCCTCCGCTCTCCAAACGCCCAGTTCCAGCCCTCTCGATCCCTCGCGGTTCCACAAATCCTCCAACAGAGagatccgccgcgccgccatcacCCGCGGCCGCCGGCTAAAGACATGCACCTGCCCGTCGGAGCGGCCTCGGAGTCGGAGGTCCTACAGGGCGCCGTGCCTGATGGGTTGCGGCAAGAAGGCCGACGCCGTCGAGAGCGACACGACGACgtcggacgaggaggacgacgaggtcAGAACCAGCAGCTTCGCGGTGTCCGACGTGAagagccccgcggcggcggtggcgagccggCGCGAGAGGTACTGCCTGGTTGCCTGCAAGCAGATGGTGGGGCTGTTCGCGACGGTGTGGGTGAGGCGAGGGCTGGTGCCGCACGTCGGCCATGTCCGGTTCTCCTGCGTCGGCCGCGGCATCATGGGCTACCTCGGCAACAAG GGTTGCATCTCTGTGAGCATGTCGCTGCACCAGACGAGCCTGTGCTTTGTGTGCAGCCACCTGGCGTCCGGGGAGAAGGAAGGCGACGAGCTCAGGAGGAACTCCGACGTCGTCGAGATCCTCAAGAACACGCAGTTCCGACGGCTCTGCAAGAGATCCGGCCGCAGGATTCCCGAGAGAATCCTCGATCACGA CCGTGTGATCTGGCTCGGTGATCTGAATTACCGGATCGCTCTGAGCTACTCGGAGGCCAAGAAGCTCGTCGAGGCCAGCGACTGGGGTACACTCTTCGAGAAGGATCAG CTCAAGACTGAAAGAGAGAGTGGAGTTTTCAGAGGGTGGAGCGAGGGCAAGATCTTCTTTGCTCCCACGTACAAGTACTCTTGGAATTCCGACAATTATGCTGGTGAAGACGTCACGTCAAAGAAGAAGCGAAGAACACCAGCATG GTGTGACCGGATTCTCTGGTATGGTGAAGGGATAGTGCAGCTGTCCTACATTCGCGGGGAGTCAAAGTTTTCAGACCATCGTCCTGTGTGTAGTGTGTTCATTGTCGAGGTTGCAGTTCCTGACAACAAACTCATCAAGTTTGCATCAggtcccaacatgaaagttagCGTGGAAGAACTCCTATTTGCCCCCAAGTAG